DNA sequence from the Synechococcus sp. MU1617 genome:
AGATCGCTGGAGAAGAGCAACGGTTTGATCTCAATGCGATCGCCGATGGCATCAGCAACAAGCTGATCCGCCGTCACCCACATGTGTTCGGGGACGCCGAAGCCAAGACAAGTGACGACGTTCGACGCAGCTGGGACGCCATCAAGCTGGAGGAGCAGGCGGAGGCCCTGGCTGGCTCCACCAGTCCACTGAGCGACAGGCTCAAAACCAAGGTGCGCGGGCTGCCGGCCCTGGCTGGAGCGATGACCATCTCAAAAAAAGCAGCCAAAGCCGGCTTCGAGTGGGATGACATGGCCGGCGTCTGGGAAAAGGTCCATGAGGAGCTGGACGAACTCAAGGAGGCGGTGGCCAGCGGCGACAAAAGCCATGCCCAGGAGGAACTGGGCGATCTGCTGTTCACCCTGGTGAATGTGGCCCGTTGGTGCAGCATCGAACCCGAGGAGGGCCTCGCCGGCACGAATCAACGCTT
Encoded proteins:
- the mazG gene encoding nucleoside triphosphate pyrophosphohydrolase — encoded protein: MANAPSAAVQRLVEVVAQLRDPTTGCPWDLEQTHASLVPYVLEEAHEVADAIRQGDDQHLKEELGDLLLQVVLHAQIAGEEQRFDLNAIADGISNKLIRRHPHVFGDAEAKTSDDVRRSWDAIKLEEQAEALAGSTSPLSDRLKTKVRGLPALAGAMTISKKAAKAGFEWDDMAGVWEKVHEELDELKEAVASGDKSHAQEELGDLLFTLVNVARWCSIEPEEGLAGTNQRFLDRFSRVEAALKGDLQGHSINELEALWKQAKAAIRAEHSSTSGSN